Genomic window (Flavobacterium oreochromis):
GGAGGAGCATTAGGTATAGGAGTTGGTAACAAAGTATATATGATGGAAAATACTTGGTATTCTGTAATTTCACCTGAATCCTGTTCTTCTATTTTATGGAGAAGTTGGGAACATAAAGAAAAAGCAGCAGAAGCACTTAAGTTAACCGCTAAAGATATGAAAGAACACGGATTAATTGATGAAATTATTCCAGAACCACTTGGTGGAGCACATCGTGATAAACCTACTGCTTTTAAAAATGTAAAAGAATACGTATTAAAAGCATTTGGAGAATTAAAAGACCTATCAACAGAAGAGCTAGTTGCTCAACGAATGGATAAGTATAGTAAAATGGGGCATTATCAAGAATAATATTAGATTGTAATAGATTTAAAATCCGAGGCCCATGGTTTCGGATTTTTTTGTGTTATTAACAAAATGAAATAGTTGTTAACATTAGTTTTCAACACTTTAGGGATTGTTTTTTCTTCTCTTTTACGAGATTTCAAACTAACTTCGCACTATGGAAAATTTTAAAAATGTCAACCCAGTTAAAGTAGATAAAACGGCTATAATAAACCTTGAAAAAGGAAAGTTGCCACCACAAGCAATTGATTTGGAAGAAGCTGTTTTAGGAGCCATGATGATTGATAAAAAGGAGTTGATGAAGTTATTGACATCCTACAGCCAGACGCATTTTATAAAGATGCTCATAAATACATTTTTGATGCTATCGTTACACTTTTTAACGATTCGCAACCAATTGACTTATTAACCGTTTCCGCTCAGCTAAAAAAAATGGGTAAGTTAGAAGTGGCAGGAGGAGATTATTATTTAATTCAACTTACTCAAAAAATATCATCTTCAGCACATATCGAATTTCACTCACGTATTATTCTTCAAAAATATATACAGAGAAGTTTGATTAAAATATCCTCTGAAATTATTGAAGAAGCTTATGATGAAACTACAGACGTATTTGAATTATTAGATAGTTCAGAAGCTAAATTTTACGAAGTAACACAAGGTAATATTAAAAGAAGTTCTGAAACAGCACAAAGTTTAGTAATTCAAGCCAAAAAACGTATTGAGCAAATTGCAGGAAAAGAAGGATTAAGTGGAATACCAACTGGTTTTCATGCACTAGATAAAGTTACTTCAGGATGGCAGCCTTCTGATTTGATCATTATTGCAGCTCGTCCCGGTATGGGAAAAACAGCATTTGTCTTATCTATGGCACGAAATATGGCAATTCAATTCAATAGTGGTGTTGCTGTATTTTCTTTAGAGATGTCATCAGTTCAGTTAATTACCCGTTTAATCTCTTCCGAAACAGGATTGTCATCAGAAAAATTACGTACAGGTAAATTAGAAAAACACGAATGGGAGCAATTATCAGTAAAAGTTAGAGACTTAGAAAAAGCACCTCTTTTTATTGATGATACACCATCATTATCAATCTTTGATTTAAGAGCTAAAGCACGAAGATTAAAATCACAATATGATATTAAAATCATAGTAATTGATTACCTTCAGTTAATGACAGCAGGAGGAAATGCAAAAGGAGGAGGAGGAAATCGTGAGCAAGAAATTTCAACAATTTCCCGAAATTTAAAAGCATTAGCAAAAGAATTAGATGTACCTGTTATAGCCCTATCTCAGTTATCACGTGCAGTAGAAACACGTGGTTCTAGTAAAAGACCATTATTGTCTGATTTACGTGAATCTGGAGCAATTGAGCAGGATGCAGATATTGTATCATTCATTTATCGTCCTGAATATTATAAAATAGAAGAATGGGATGATGATGAACGTTCTCCAACTCAAGGTCAAGGAGAGTTTATTATTGCTAAACACCGTAATGGTAGTTTAGAAAATATACGTCTAAAATTCTTAGGACATCTCGGTAAGTTTGATAATTTAGATGAATTTGGGAGTGATTTTGATGATCTACCTTCAAAAATGAACTTAGAAGACTCTAATCCATTTGTTACGCCTAATCTGCCTTCTCCTAATGAGGCATTTGGTAGTACAATGAATAATTTTGATGATGATAGTGATGTCCCTTTTTAATTAAAAGATGCTATTTTATTAGTATATTTGGTAATAATAGATATAACTAAGTTCAATGAAAGGTTTTTTGTTATTTATAATTGTAATTTTTAATATTTCCGTAAGAGCAAATTCTATTTTGCTTCCTATGGATGAAACAACTCAAAAAAATCACTTAAAAGCTTATGGTTTAGCTTACTGGGTATTAGATAAAGGTTACAAAGGAAGTTGGCTCCTTAATTATAGAGGAGGTTCTTTTTTACTTCCAGATATGCAAGAAATTAGAAAAGAATGTCAAATAAGAGGAGTCAGTTTTGAAATTATTTCAGATAATGAAACACAACAAATCTTAACAGATATTGCTTCACCATCTCAAAATATGGAAGCAGTAACACTAGAAAAAGCACCTAAAATTGCGGTATATTCACCTCCAGGAAAGCAGCCTTGGGATGATGCGGTAACTATGGTATTAACGTATGCAGAAATTCCTTTTAAAGTAGTTTATGATCAAGAAGTATTAAGTGATCAATTACTACTTTATGATTGGCTTCATCTACATCACGAAGACTTCACAGGACAATATGGAAAATTTTATGGCTCATATAAAAATATGCCTTGGTATATCGAGCAAAAAAAAGATTCTGAAAATTTAGCAACCAAACTTGGTTTTGAAAAAGTATCAAACGAAAAATTAGCCGTTGCTAAAAAAATTCGTGATTTCGTTATTGGAGGAGGCTTTATGTTTGCAATGTGTTCTGCAACTGATAGTTTTGATATAGCACTTTCTGCAGAAGGAATTGATATTTGTGAAACAATGTTTGATGGAGATCCAACTGAAT
Coding sequences:
- a CDS encoding asparagine synthetase B, giving the protein MKGFLLFIIVIFNISVRANSILLPMDETTQKNHLKAYGLAYWVLDKGYKGSWLLNYRGGSFLLPDMQEIRKECQIRGVSFEIISDNETQQILTDIASPSQNMEAVTLEKAPKIAVYSPPGKQPWDDAVTMVLTYAEIPFKVVYDQEVLSDQLLLYDWLHLHHEDFTGQYGKFYGSYKNMPWYIEQKKDSENLATKLGFEKVSNEKLAVAKKIRDFVIGGGFMFAMCSATDSFDIALSAEGIDICETMFDGDPTESNYQNKIDYSKTFAFKDFLLERRPEKYEFSNIDTTEKHQATVPFDKDYFTLSEYSAKWDVIPSMLCQNHTALVKGFMGQTTAFDKELIKSNVLVMGECQINGEARYIHAQRGKGFFTFYGGHDPEDYQHRVGDEPTDLNLHPNSPGFRLILNNILFPAAKKKHQKT